From the Malus domestica chromosome 17, GDT2T_hap1 genome, one window contains:
- the LOC103404995 gene encoding WRKY transcription factor 1-like yields the protein MISRGEDGTDKVASDVLQKKESSDSEINVPHQTPNKGIYPLQSDHKGTAQFLTPEKASQVPDGVVSASQPNQEGSASSLTSEKTPQTPETTALALRSGQEGTTPSTTLERVLDDGYHWRKYGQKSVKGNSYVRSYYRCTHPKCEVKRQVERKHSGQITDTIYFGEHEHSKVQSVPAAVSFVVSIVDDGRPEVVLETDGEDKSSNAHGHASNQIEPVDPPQLSSVAVTEAVQGVLAQSNRTRDGDPDPKRQKKAKHKGNSLPVVVQTLSEVDIVSDGYRWRKYGQKLVKGNPNPRSYYRCSNPGCPVRKHVERASHDSKVVIATYEGQHDHDMPPTRTVTHNTAASNVFTTARISESGAVPKGNAVCRDTSPEHEVKPSKQRKTKSRDVAGSDVVVDSDLSPERTLHEKLVAKACTTKESEPPYMIVCRADQMKTLELGIKSEGDDMVVCDNLRPESNPLEQEKPKAEPVDS from the exons ATGATTTCTCGAGGGGAAGATGGGACAGATAAAGTTGCTTCTGATGTATTACAAAAGAAAGAGAGTTCTGATAGTGAAATTAATGTGCCACATCAAACTCCTAATAAAGGGATCTATCCATTGCAGTCAGATCATAAAGGAACTGCTCAATTTCTAACACCTGAGAAAGCGTCGCAGGTGCCTGATGGAGTTGTTAGTGCATCACAACCAAATCAAGAAGGAAGTGCTTCCTCTTTAACATCTGAGAAAACCCCTCAAACCCCTGAAACCACTGCACTTGCCTTGCGATCTGGTCAAGAAGGAACCACTCCATCTACTACACTTGAGAGAGTGTTAGACGATGGTTATCACTGGAGAAAATATGGCCAGAAATCTGTCAAGGGAAATTCATATGTAAGAAGTTACTACAGATGTACGCATCCAAAATGTGAAGTCAAGAGGCAAGTGGAACGTAAACATAGTGGCCAGATAACAGATACCATATACTTTGGTGAGCATGAGCATTCTAAAGTCCAAAGTGTCCCAGCAGCTGTTAGTTTTGTTGTATCCATTGTTGATGACGGAAGACCAGAAGTGGTTTTGGAAACTGATGGTGAAG ATAAATCGTCGAATGCGCATGGCCACGCATCTAACCAGATTGAGCCAGTAGATCCCCCACAGCTTTCAAGCGTTGCAGTTACTGAAGCCGTGCAGGGTGTGCTCGCTCAGTCAAATAGAACAAGAGATGGCGATCCTGACCCTAAAAGACA gaAGAAGGCAAAACATAAAGGCAACTCATTACCCGTGGTTGTTCAGACTTTGAGTGAGGTTGATATAGTGAGTGATGGGTACAGATGGCGCAAATATGGGCAGAAATTAGTGAAAGGCAATCCAAATCCAAG GAGTTACTACAGATGCTCAAATCCTGGATGCCCCGTTAGGAAACATGTAGAGAGGGCGTCTCATGATTCGAAAGTGGTTATAGCCACATATGAGGGGCAACATGATCATGATATGCCCCCGACAAGGACTGTCACCCATAATACAGCAGCATCAAACGTGTTTACGACGGCCCGCATTAGTGAGTCTGGTGCTGTACCCAAGGGGAATGCTGTATGCCGCGATACTAGCCCAGAACATGAAGTTAAACCAAGCAAGCAACGGAAAACTAAATCACGTGATGTTGCTGGCTCTGATGTGGTCGTAGATTCTGATCTGAGCCCTGAAAGAACACTACATGAGAAGTTGGTTGCAAAAGCATGTACCACAAAAGAAAGCGAACCCCCTTACATGATTGTTTGTAGAGCAGATCAAATGAAAACTCTTGAGTTGGGAATTAAATCAGAAGGCGATGATATGGTTGTTTGCGACAATCTGCGTCCAGAAAGTAATCCATTGGAGCAAGAAAAGCCGAAAGCAGAACCCGTTGATAGTTAA
- the SCL5 gene encoding scarecrow-like transcription factor PAT1 isoform X1, translating into MQASKQQRSSGMSNRLHYQPIQEVEAYCLPRFQTLDPQLHYNESSQSTHLPMQSFHYCTLESSWSNGSYTIYNSPSNVSFSPSGSPMSQQDSHSYPSERYHSPDQTYSSPISGSCITDDAPDFKYKLKQLETVMLGPDSNILDNYCINFPNGASNTLPDTDSLGQIMESISKKDLKQVLIFFAKAVADNDLLMAQWMKDELRQMVSVSGEPIQRLGAYLLEGLVARKASSGSNIYKALRCKEPARSELLSYMHILYEVCPYFKFGYMSANGAIAEAMKDENRVHIIDFQIGQGSQWITLIQAFASRPGGPPHIRITGIDDSMSAYARGGGLNIVGKALSKLAESFKVPFEFHAAAMSGCDVQLGHLGVRPGEALAVNFAFMLHHMPDESVSTQNHRDRLLRLVKSLSPKVVTLVEQESNTNTAAFYPRFVETLNYYTAMFESIDVTLPRDHKERINVEQHCLAREVVNIIACEGIERVERHELLGKWRLRFAMAGFTPYPLSSLVNATIKTLLENYSDKYRLEERDGALYLGWKNRDLVASCAWRCKPSTN; encoded by the coding sequence ATGCAAGCATCGAAGCAGCAGAGAAGTTCAGGGATGTCAAACCGGTTGCATTATCAGCCAATCCAAGAAGTAGAAGCCTACTGCTTGCCTCGGTTCCAAACTTTGGACCCCCAGCTACATTACAACGAGAGCAGCCAAAGTACCCACCTCCCAATGCAGAGTTTCCACTACTGCACTTTGGAGTCTTCCTGGTCTAATGGTAGCTACACCATTTATAACTCCCCATCAAATGTCAGCTTCTCACCTAGTGGAAGCCCGATGTCACAGCAAGACTCTCATTCATATCCGTCTGAGCGGTATCATTCCCCTGACCAGACCTACAGCTCTCCGATAAGCGGATCCTGCATAACTGATGATGCACCTGACTTCAAGTACAAGCTGAAACAATTAGAAACTGTAATGCTGGGTCCTGATTCCAACATTCTTGATAACTATTGCATTAATTTCCCGAATGGAGCGAGCAATACCCTGCCAGACACAGACAGCTTGGGACAGATTATGGAATCAATCTCTAAAAAGGATTTGAAGCAAGTCCTCATCTTCTTCGCAAAAGCAGTAGCTGATAATGATCTGTTAATGGCACAATGGATGAAGGATGAGTTACGCCAGATGGTATCGGTTTCAGGTGAACCGATTCAGAGGTTGGGGGCATACTTGCTGGAAGGACTAGTTGCACGGAAGGCATCCTCGGGGAGTAACATTTACAAAGCACTGAGATGCAAAGAACCAGCGAGGTCCGAACTCCTCTCTTACATGCACATTCTTTATGAGGTTTGTCCCTACTTCAAGTTTGGGTACATGTCTGCAAATGGAGCCATTGCAGAAGCCATGAAGGACGAGAACCGAGTTCACATCATTGATTTCCAAATCGGTCAGGGGAGTCAGTGGATCACTCTAATCCAGGCTTTTGCATCCAGACCTGGTGGACCACCCCATATACGTATAACAGGTATTGACGACTCCATGTCAGCTTATGCCCGTGGGGGAGGACTAAATATTGTGGGAAAGGCGCTGTCTAAACTTGCTGAGTCGTTTAAGGTGCCGTTTGAGTTTCATGCTGCAGCCATGTCTGGCTGCGACGTTCAGCTGGGGCATCTTGGTGTTCGACCTGGGGAGGCTTTGGCTGTGAACTTTGCTTTCATGCTGCACCACATGCCAGATGAGAGTGTCAGCACTCAGAACCATCGGGATAGGCTGTTGAGGTTGGTTAAGAGCTTGTCTCCGAAAGTGGTGACCCTCGTTGAGCAAGAATCTAACACAAACACTGCTGCATTTTATCCACGCTTTGTAGAAACACTAAATTACTACACAGCTATGTTTGAGTCAATTGATGTTACTCTTCCGAGGGATCACAAGGAGCGGATCAATGTGGAGCAACACTGCTTGGCTAGGGAGGTTGTTAACATAATAGCATGTGAGGGCATTGAAAGGGTGGAAAGACACGAACTTCTTGGGAAATGGAGGTTGCGCTTCGCAATGGCTGGATTTACACCATACCCTCTAAGCTCATTGGTAAATGCCACCATCAAGACGCTGCTAGAGAACTACTCTGACAAATATCGACTTGAAGAGCGGGATGGAGCACTCTATCTTGGCTGGAAGAACAGAGATTTGGTTGCTTCTTGTGCATGGAGGTGCAAACCGAGCACGAATTGA
- the LOC114822563 gene encoding uncharacterized protein, with protein sequence MLLTPGHSPRHLSSPSPSANSDASVQNPTNSTQITPKNPKGHPKVLDEDTYVAAIEKIIERDFFPDISKLRDRLDWLEAIKTRDPVQIRDAQLKIIERRGKKVTHNPDPDGRTPGSTFMRSYTPADEFDGKTPGASNVGLSGEVGSSGGDDSVEGSLSLDQFLRRYTSEDNYSFSNILEKVNRKRKERYEYLTEGEKEEVKSIEDVKRDRITDGYGTSDQPPSTLDGWKYTAKNLLMYHPADRGEAPLTEEERANRMKSLEKEINRPNTRFNGKTMDSRPKEDAMAEFLYTTVAGATPVIMDRDGDKLKKYDLDDLRKTPNPFYVESEKKADNGYRFVKTPSPAPGVDESPFITWGEIEGTPLRLDLEDNPVDIGGGEGPQYRIPCPPVRDEKAHSLSREAARKLRERSKLFHKPPLPSPSRGGSASPSVRTLSPAAQKFVRNAMGKSSSSIDETLRASYRGSSPGFTTPKGGRSVSRLGSHASIVSRSPSAAREGTNPHW encoded by the coding sequence ATGCTTCTCACTCCGGGTCACTCTCCTCGCCACCTCTCATCCCCTTCGCCCTCTGCAAATTCCGATGCTTCCGTCCAAAACCCTACGAATTCCACCCAAATCACTCCCAAGAACCCTAAAGGCCATCCCAAGGTCCTCGACGAGGACACCTATGTCGCCGCGATCGAGAAGATCATCGAAAGGGACTTCTTTCCCGACATTTCGAAACTCCGGGACCGGCTCGACTGGCTTGAAGCGATAAAGACCCGCGACCCGGTTCAGATCCGAGATGCCCAGTTGAAGATCATCGAGCGCCGCGGAAAGAAGGTAACTCATAATCCTGACCCTGATGGTAGAACCCCAGGTTCGACTTTTATGCGTAGTTATACCCCTGCCGATGAATTTGATGGTAAAACCCCGGGTGCTTCGAATGTGGGATTGTCTGGTGAGGTAGGGTCTAGCGGCGGTGATGATAGCGTGGAGGGATCATTGTCGCTTGATCAGTTTTTAAGGCGGTATACGAGTGAGGACAATTATAGTTTTTCGAATATTTTGGAGAAGGTGAATAGGAAGAGGAAGGAGAGATATGAGTATTTGACGGAAGGCGAAAAGGAGGAGGTTAAATCAATTGAGGATGTGAAGAGGGATAGGATTACAGATGGGTATGGGACGTCGGATCAGCCGCCTAGTACATTGGATGGGTGGAAGTATACGGCAAAGAATTTGCTGATGTACCATCCAGCTGATCGGGGTGAGGCTCCCTTGACAGAGGAGGAACGTGCGAATAGGATGAAGAGTTTGGAGAAGGAAATTAATCGACCCAACACGCGATTTAATGGGAAGACGATGGATTCCAGGCCAAAGGAGGATGCTATGGCTGAGTTTCTTTATACCACAGTTGCAGGTGCAACCCCAGTTATTATGGATAGAGATGGGGACAAATTGAAGAAGTATGATTTGGATGATTTGAGAAAGACTCCCAATCCGTTTTATGTGGAATCGGAGAAGAAAGCGGATAATGGTTATCGTTTTGTGAAGACACCCTCGCCTGCACCGGGTGTTGATGAATCACCGTTTATTACATGGGGTGAAATTGAAGGGACACCTCTGAGGTTGGATCTTGAGGACAATCCAGTGGATATTGGTGGCGGTGAAGGGCCTCAATATAGGATCCCATGCCCGCCTGTAAGAGACGAAAAGGCTCACTCGCTGTCAAGGGAAGCTGCACGCAAATTGAGGGAAAGGTCAAAATTGTTTCACAAGCCACCTCTGCCGTCGCCTTCTAGAGGTGGCAGTGCCAGTCCAAGTGTGCGGACACTCTCCCCTGCTGCTCAGAAGTTTGTTAGAAATGCAATGGGCAAGTCCTCATCTTCTATTGATGAAACTCTTCGTGCCAGTTACCGAGGTTCAAGTCCAGGGTTTACTACTCCTAAAGGTGGAAGGAGTGTGTCAAGGCTTGGAAGCCATGCTAGTATCGTATCGAGATCACCTTCTGCTGCAAGGGAGGGCACTAATCCTCATTGGTAA